A DNA window from Pseudorasbora parva isolate DD20220531a chromosome 5, ASM2467924v1, whole genome shotgun sequence contains the following coding sequences:
- the LOC137074983 gene encoding macrophage receptor MARCO-like isoform X3: MKTEVDRIEGKASIISQANPLYNNNMKLHEAKRYDFQHSDPTMRKPAKKRHYTVVLIVFLLLLIALNSVLAYKVFTLKDCVHTHCPSADPRTEEFNSSAGIKPGRSSSDEECLTDLCGINGTLEKLRTQLNQLNVSSQRAMVCPPGPPGPTGKPGPPGLQGPPGIEGSPGQKGDTGAPGEKGVPGALGEKGQRGFPGSDGQMGPAGIPGVPGVSGPKGDPGERGIQGLPGNDGRPGAVGKTGLPGIPGARGNSGPKGDPGPSGERGEQGPSGVSGPPGIEGSPGQKGDTGPPGEEGRPGALGEKGQRGFPGSVGQMGPAGIPGVPGVSGPKGDPGERGLQGLPGNDGRPGADGKTGLPGIPGARGNPGPKGDPGPRGERGEQGPSGVSGRPGPQGPSGLQGRSGDKGSPGPKGRNGLGIPGPPGPQGQKGDRGLPGIPGSRGLNGEKGSKGDSGQSGVQGVRLVGNATRGRVEVLHNNVWGTVCNDNFGIVDGLVVCQMLGFQRATQVYTDGAGTGNIWLDDLACTGNERSIFHCPHGGLGVHNCGHHEDVGVSCS, translated from the exons ATGAAGACAGAAGTGGACAGGATTGAAGGGAAGGCCTCTATAATCAGCCAGGCAAACCCTCTTTATAACAACAACATGAAGCTCCATGAGGCCAAGCGCTACGACTTCCAGCACAGTG ATCCAACAATGAGGAAACCAGCGAAGAAGCGTCACTATACTGTTGTTCTCATCGTGTTTCTCCTGCTGCTGATCGCACTGAATTCTGTGCTGGCCTACAAAG TCTTCACTCTGAAGGATTGTGTTCACACTCACTGTCCATCAGCTGATCCCAGAACAGAGGAATTCAATTCTTCTGCAGGAATCAAGCCGGGCAGGTCCAGCTCAGatgag gAGTGTCTGACCGATCTGTGTGGGATCAATGGGACTCTAGAAAAGCTAAGGACTCAACTAAACCAGCTCAACGTTAGTTCACAAAGAg ccATGGTTTGTCCGCCTGGTCCACCTGGTCCAACTGGAAAACCTGGCCCACCTGGATTACAAG GTCCTCCTGGAATAGAAGGGAGCCCAGGACAGAAAGGAGACACTGGCGCACCAG GTGAAAAAGGAGTGCCTGGAGCTCTAGGTGAAAAAGGACAGAGAGGATTCCCAGGTTCGGATGGGCAAATGGGTCCGGCTGGCATCCCGGGTGTACCTG GTGTTTCAGGCCCGAAGGGGGATCCAGGAGAAAGGGGAATACAAG GTTTACCTGGGAATGATGGTCGTCCAGGTGCCGTTGGAAAGACCGGTTTGCCAGGAATACCAGGGGCCCGTGGAAATTCAG GGCCTAAAGGAGACCCAGGTCCCAGTGGTGAGCGAGGAGAGCAGGGGCCTTCAGGTGTAAGCG GTCCTCCTGGAATAGAAGGGAGCCCAGGACAGAAAGGAGACACTGGCCCACCAG GTGAAGAAGGGAGGCCTGGAGCTCTAGGTGAAAAAGGACAGAGAGGATTCCCAGGTTCGGTTGGGCAAATGGGTCCGGCTGGCATCCCGGGTGTACCTG GTGTTTCAGGCCCGAAGGGGGATCCAGGAGAAAGGGGACTACAAG GTTTACCTGGGAATGATGGTCGTCCAGGTGCCGATGGAAAGACGGGTTTGCCAGGAATACCAGGGGCCCGTGGAAATCCAG GGCCTAAAGGAGACCCAGGTCCCAGGGGTGAGCGAGGAGAGCAGGGGCCTTCAGGTGTAAGCG GCCGTCCTGGTCCACAGGGACCTTCTGGCCTGCAAGGACGATCTGGAGATAAGGGGTCACCTGGACCAAAGGGAAGAAATGGCCTTGGTATTCCAG GGCCCCCAGGTCCACAGGGTCAAAAGGGAGATAGAGGCTTGCCAG GTATCCCAGGTTCTCGGGGTCTGaatggagaaaagggcagtaaAGGTGATTCAG GGCAAAGTGGAGTTCAAG GTGTTCGTTTAGTGGGAAACGCCACCCGTGGAAGAGTCGAAGTGTTGCATAATAATGTCTGGGGAACGGTGTGTAATGACAATTTTGGCATTGTGGATGGTTTGGTGGTGTGCCAGATGTTGGGCTTCCAGAGGGCCACCCAGGTTTACACCGACGGTGCAG GAACTGGAAACATCTGGCTGGACGACTTGGCATGTACCGGAAATGAGAGGAGCATTTTTCACTGTCCACATGGAGGATTAGGAGTTCATAACTGTGGACACCACGAAGATGTGGGAGTTAGCTGTTCTTGA
- the LOC137074983 gene encoding macrophage receptor MARCO-like isoform X1: protein MKTEVDRIEGKASIISQANPLYNNNMKLHEAKRYDFQHSDPTMRKPAKKRHYTVVLIVFLLLLIALNSVLAYKVFTLKDCVHTHCPSADPRTEEFNSSAGIKPGRSSSDEECLTDLCGINGTLEKLRTQLNQLNVSSQRAMVCPPGPPGPTGKPGPPGLQGPPGIEGSPGQKGDTGAPGEKGVPGALGEKGQRGFPGSDGQMGPAGIPGVPGVSGPKGDPGERGIQGLPGNDGRPGAVGKTGLPGIPGARGNSGPKGDPGPSGERGEQGPSGVSGPPGIEGSPGQKGDTGPPGEEGRPGALGEKGQRGFPGSVGQMGPAGIPGVPGVSGPKGDPGERGLQGLPGNDGRPGADGKTGLPGIPGARGNPGPKGDPGPRGERGEQGPSGVSGRPGPQGPSGLQGRSGDKGSPGPKGRNGLGIPGPPGPQGQKGDRGLPGIPGSRGLNGEKGSKGDSGQSGVQGQKGVKGDVGPKGASGYVSGVRLVGNATRGRVEVLHNNVWGTVCNDNFGIVDGLVVCQMLGFQRATQVYTDGAGTGNIWLDDLACTGNERSIFHCPHGGLGVHNCGHHEDVGVSCS from the exons ATGAAGACAGAAGTGGACAGGATTGAAGGGAAGGCCTCTATAATCAGCCAGGCAAACCCTCTTTATAACAACAACATGAAGCTCCATGAGGCCAAGCGCTACGACTTCCAGCACAGTG ATCCAACAATGAGGAAACCAGCGAAGAAGCGTCACTATACTGTTGTTCTCATCGTGTTTCTCCTGCTGCTGATCGCACTGAATTCTGTGCTGGCCTACAAAG TCTTCACTCTGAAGGATTGTGTTCACACTCACTGTCCATCAGCTGATCCCAGAACAGAGGAATTCAATTCTTCTGCAGGAATCAAGCCGGGCAGGTCCAGCTCAGatgag gAGTGTCTGACCGATCTGTGTGGGATCAATGGGACTCTAGAAAAGCTAAGGACTCAACTAAACCAGCTCAACGTTAGTTCACAAAGAg ccATGGTTTGTCCGCCTGGTCCACCTGGTCCAACTGGAAAACCTGGCCCACCTGGATTACAAG GTCCTCCTGGAATAGAAGGGAGCCCAGGACAGAAAGGAGACACTGGCGCACCAG GTGAAAAAGGAGTGCCTGGAGCTCTAGGTGAAAAAGGACAGAGAGGATTCCCAGGTTCGGATGGGCAAATGGGTCCGGCTGGCATCCCGGGTGTACCTG GTGTTTCAGGCCCGAAGGGGGATCCAGGAGAAAGGGGAATACAAG GTTTACCTGGGAATGATGGTCGTCCAGGTGCCGTTGGAAAGACCGGTTTGCCAGGAATACCAGGGGCCCGTGGAAATTCAG GGCCTAAAGGAGACCCAGGTCCCAGTGGTGAGCGAGGAGAGCAGGGGCCTTCAGGTGTAAGCG GTCCTCCTGGAATAGAAGGGAGCCCAGGACAGAAAGGAGACACTGGCCCACCAG GTGAAGAAGGGAGGCCTGGAGCTCTAGGTGAAAAAGGACAGAGAGGATTCCCAGGTTCGGTTGGGCAAATGGGTCCGGCTGGCATCCCGGGTGTACCTG GTGTTTCAGGCCCGAAGGGGGATCCAGGAGAAAGGGGACTACAAG GTTTACCTGGGAATGATGGTCGTCCAGGTGCCGATGGAAAGACGGGTTTGCCAGGAATACCAGGGGCCCGTGGAAATCCAG GGCCTAAAGGAGACCCAGGTCCCAGGGGTGAGCGAGGAGAGCAGGGGCCTTCAGGTGTAAGCG GCCGTCCTGGTCCACAGGGACCTTCTGGCCTGCAAGGACGATCTGGAGATAAGGGGTCACCTGGACCAAAGGGAAGAAATGGCCTTGGTATTCCAG GGCCCCCAGGTCCACAGGGTCAAAAGGGAGATAGAGGCTTGCCAG GTATCCCAGGTTCTCGGGGTCTGaatggagaaaagggcagtaaAGGTGATTCAG GGCAAAGTGGAGTTCAAG GTCAGAAGGGTGTGAAAGGTGATGTAGGACCCAAGGGTGCGAGCGGTTATGTGTCTG GTGTTCGTTTAGTGGGAAACGCCACCCGTGGAAGAGTCGAAGTGTTGCATAATAATGTCTGGGGAACGGTGTGTAATGACAATTTTGGCATTGTGGATGGTTTGGTGGTGTGCCAGATGTTGGGCTTCCAGAGGGCCACCCAGGTTTACACCGACGGTGCAG GAACTGGAAACATCTGGCTGGACGACTTGGCATGTACCGGAAATGAGAGGAGCATTTTTCACTGTCCACATGGAGGATTAGGAGTTCATAACTGTGGACACCACGAAGATGTGGGAGTTAGCTGTTCTTGA
- the LOC137075814 gene encoding calphotin-like: MSIRILPPANLRETVARHRCLSALRQEGLGIGGFAQFFWTMAVGLDYNDAALKDIFNTCLDDPLPAWEMDSLRSLDFWGFSRYLCLRCHGGMPIPSESTCRKLSTLPRLSRHVHDPLLASTKRLRSRERKVVQSITPTTESSETALATPEPVKPTAIFSQATRLVAVTKSKSRSAILEPDLSTSVIQEPIKSTALAPRTIMAVPATSESPKSTSGFPVSAKVIPESGKSSVVPESIRSVPFTSESARPVSVTESMKVTAILPGLAELAADSTEAVKHTGSTRRKRKKKKACAKQPTILQSLAPAVSSPVKAFKPVTSQVMPSETISAIPVIFTEAVPEPAAESAVPEPAAESAVPEPAAESAVPEPAAESAVPEPAAESAVPEPAAESAVPEPAAESAVPEPAAESAVPEPAAESAVPKPAAESDVEYKLSCPRRWRKRRAYIGRSDALLGVPSPFFQEGLNQEAPAPKRSPVSAPSPVPDPVRASPSVPEPCFRGGRPRARFRGGRPRARFRGGRPRARFRGGRPRARFRGGRPKARFRGGLLEPASEEAAPVPASQAQETATESVPEPASAAQEGAPKSVPENASAAQTDLSESSPRSVPEAIEGISAVPKGTPELSPVAIPAATGHGSVSVPEAVYVSPELIPPTHTLPASLAMAPEFTPKSFPNQGLIPKTVSVPEVLESVAGAFTYSVISPESTKPSWKPRPVRPFPVSKGLPSQVPTPPFPPSVFSGYGFPKPAPPNPASKILPGSIPTRPSFPSVFPGQFGTSMFMPHLPPQLVSSGISMPGLDAWRRPLDGGYCQGSPLTALSILSLFSVSLFVLCLNTCLCLSLCLPCAPCVPPPCFLLPHPLV; encoded by the coding sequence ATGAGTATCAGAATCCTGCCACCTGCTAACCTCCGGGAGACAGTGGCCCGCCATCGATGCCTGTCTGCTCTTCGCCAGGAGGGCTTGGGTATAGGGGGTTTTGCCCAGTTTTTCTGGACCATGGCTGTGGGGCTAGATTATAATGATGCTGCGCTCAAGGACATATTTAACACCTGCTTAGATGACCCCCTGCCTGCATGGGAGATGGATTCTCTCAGGAGTCTAGATTTCTGGGGTTTCTCCCGGTACCTTTGTCTTCGCTGTCATGGAGGTATGCCAATTCCATCTGAATCTACTTGCAGGAAACTCTCCACTCTTCCCCGGCTGTCACGTCATGTTCATGATCCTCTCCTGGCCTCTACCAAGAGACTAAGGTCCAGAGAGAGAAAGGTGGTCCAGTCCATCACCCCTACCACGGAGTCATCTGAGACTGCTCTGGCTACCCCAGAGCCAGTCAAGCCTACTGCTATCTTCTCCCAGGCAACCAGGTTAGTTGCAGTCACTAAGTCCAAGTCACGTTCTGCCATTCTTGAACCAGACCTGTCTACCTCTGTTATTCAAGAACCAATCAAGTCAACCGCACTTGCGCCTCGGACAATTATGGCCGTTCCAGCCACTTCAGAGTCTCCCAAATCAACCTCTGGTTTTCCGGTGTCTGCCAAGGTTATTCCTGAGTCAGGCAAGTCAAGTGTTGTCCCTGAGTCAATTAGATCTGTTCCTTTTACTTCAGAGTCTGCCAGGCCTGTTTCAGTTACTGAGTCGATGAAGGTCACCGCTATCCTGCCTGGGTTGGCCGAGTTGGCTGCAGATTCTACAGAGGCAGTCAAGCACACAGGGTCAACCCGACGAAAGCGTAAGAAGAAAAAGGCCTGTGCAAAGCAACCTACTATTCTCCAGTCTCTAGCTCCAGCGGTATCAAGTCCTGTGAAAGCTTTTAAGCCAGTTACCAGTCAGGTCATGCCCTCAGAGACCATTTCTGCCATTCCTGTAATATTCACAGAGgcagtccccgagcccgctgccgagagcgcagtccccgagcccgctgccgagagcgcagtccccgagcccgctgccgagagcgcagtccccgagcccgctgccgagagcgcagtccccgagcccgctgccgagagcgcagtccccgagcccgctgccgagagcgcagtccccgagcccgctgccgagagcgcagtccccgagcccgctgccgagagcgcagtccccgagcccgctgccgagagcgcagtccccaagcccgctgccgagagcgaCGTCGAGtacaaattgtcatgccctCGCaggtggaggaagaggagggcCTATATTGGCAGGTCAGATGCCCTTCTAGGGGTCCCTAGCCCATTTTTCCAGGAGGGCCTGAATCAAGAGGCTCCAGCCCCTAAGCgtagtccagtgtcggctccatcTCCTGTTCCAGATCCAGTGAGGGCTTCGCCTTCTGTGCCAGAGCCCTGCTTCAGAggtggccgtcccagagcccgcttcagaggtggccgtcccagagcccgcttcagaggtggccgtcccagagcccgcttcagaggtggccgtcccagagcccgcttcagaggtggCCGTCCCaaagcccgcttcagaggaggccttCTAGAGCCCGCGTCAGAGGAGGCCGCCCCAGTGCCtgccagtcaagcccaggagaCCGCTACAGAGTCAGTCCCCGAGCCGGCCAGTGCGgcccaggagggcgctcccAAGTCTGTCCCAGAGAACGCCAGTGCAGCCCAGACTGACCTTTCCGAGTCAAGCCCAAGATCTGTTCCTGAGGCCATTGAGGGCATCTCTGCAGTCCCCAAGGGCACCCCAGAGTTAAGTCCAGTAGCTATCCCTGCAGCCACAGGGCACGGTTCTGTGTCAGTGCCTGAGGCCGTCTATGTCTCTCCTGAACTCATTCCCCCGACACACACCCTTCCTGCCAGTCTGGCCATGGCCCCTGAGTTCACTCCCAAGTCCTTCCCCAATCAAGGTTTAATCCCTAAGACTGTGTCAGTCCCTGAAGTCCTAGAGTCTGTTGCAGGAGCCTTTACATATTCTGTCATTTCCCCTGAATCTACCAAGCCCAGTTGGAAACCCAGACCCGTTAGGCCATTCCCTGTATCGAAGGGTCTCCCCAGTCAAGTTCCCACCCCTCCCTTCCCaccctctgtgttttctggTTATGGTTTCCCTAAGCCAGCACCTCCCAATCCAGCCAGTAAGATTTTGCCCGGTTCTATTCCCACCCGCCCCTCCTTTCCTTCTGTGTTCCCTGGCCAGTTTGGGACTTCAATGTTTATGCCCCACCTGCCCCCCCAGTTGGTGTCATCGGGGATTTCGATGCCTGGTTTGGACGCCTGGAGGCGTCCATTGGATGGGGGGTACTGTCAGGGTTCTCCTCTGACAGCTCTGTCTATTTTGTCTCTGTTTAGTGTgtctttgtttgtgttgtgCTTGAACACATGTCTCTGTCTTAGTTTGTGTTTGCCCTGTGCTCCTTGTGTCCCACCTCCTTGTTTCCTGTTACCACACCCCCTTGTTTAG
- the LOC137074983 gene encoding macrophage receptor MARCO-like isoform X2 — translation MKTEVDRIEGKASIISQANPLYNNNMKLHEAKRYDFQHSDPTMRKPAKKRHYTVVLIVFLLLLIALNSVLAYKVFTLKDCVHTHCPSADPRTEEFNSSAGIKPGRSSSDEECLTDLCGINGTLEKLRTQLNQLNVSSQRAMVCPPGPPGPTGKPGPPGLQGPPGIEGSPGQKGDTGAPGEKGVPGALGEKGQRGFPGSDGQMGPAGIPGVPGVSGPKGDPGERGIQGLPGNDGRPGAVGKTGLPGIPGARGNSGPKGDPGPSGERGEQGPSGVSGPPGIEGSPGQKGDTGPPGEEGRPGALGEKGQRGFPGSVGQMGPAGIPGVPGVSGPKGDPGERGLQGLPGNDGRPGADGKTGLPGIPGARGNPGPKGDPGPRGERGEQGPSGVSGRPGPQGPSGLQGRSGDKGSPGPKGRNGLGIPGPPGPQGQKGDRGLPGIPGSRGLNGEKGSKGDSGQSGVQGQKGVKGDVGPKGVRLVGNATRGRVEVLHNNVWGTVCNDNFGIVDGLVVCQMLGFQRATQVYTDGAGTGNIWLDDLACTGNERSIFHCPHGGLGVHNCGHHEDVGVSCS, via the exons ATGAAGACAGAAGTGGACAGGATTGAAGGGAAGGCCTCTATAATCAGCCAGGCAAACCCTCTTTATAACAACAACATGAAGCTCCATGAGGCCAAGCGCTACGACTTCCAGCACAGTG ATCCAACAATGAGGAAACCAGCGAAGAAGCGTCACTATACTGTTGTTCTCATCGTGTTTCTCCTGCTGCTGATCGCACTGAATTCTGTGCTGGCCTACAAAG TCTTCACTCTGAAGGATTGTGTTCACACTCACTGTCCATCAGCTGATCCCAGAACAGAGGAATTCAATTCTTCTGCAGGAATCAAGCCGGGCAGGTCCAGCTCAGatgag gAGTGTCTGACCGATCTGTGTGGGATCAATGGGACTCTAGAAAAGCTAAGGACTCAACTAAACCAGCTCAACGTTAGTTCACAAAGAg ccATGGTTTGTCCGCCTGGTCCACCTGGTCCAACTGGAAAACCTGGCCCACCTGGATTACAAG GTCCTCCTGGAATAGAAGGGAGCCCAGGACAGAAAGGAGACACTGGCGCACCAG GTGAAAAAGGAGTGCCTGGAGCTCTAGGTGAAAAAGGACAGAGAGGATTCCCAGGTTCGGATGGGCAAATGGGTCCGGCTGGCATCCCGGGTGTACCTG GTGTTTCAGGCCCGAAGGGGGATCCAGGAGAAAGGGGAATACAAG GTTTACCTGGGAATGATGGTCGTCCAGGTGCCGTTGGAAAGACCGGTTTGCCAGGAATACCAGGGGCCCGTGGAAATTCAG GGCCTAAAGGAGACCCAGGTCCCAGTGGTGAGCGAGGAGAGCAGGGGCCTTCAGGTGTAAGCG GTCCTCCTGGAATAGAAGGGAGCCCAGGACAGAAAGGAGACACTGGCCCACCAG GTGAAGAAGGGAGGCCTGGAGCTCTAGGTGAAAAAGGACAGAGAGGATTCCCAGGTTCGGTTGGGCAAATGGGTCCGGCTGGCATCCCGGGTGTACCTG GTGTTTCAGGCCCGAAGGGGGATCCAGGAGAAAGGGGACTACAAG GTTTACCTGGGAATGATGGTCGTCCAGGTGCCGATGGAAAGACGGGTTTGCCAGGAATACCAGGGGCCCGTGGAAATCCAG GGCCTAAAGGAGACCCAGGTCCCAGGGGTGAGCGAGGAGAGCAGGGGCCTTCAGGTGTAAGCG GCCGTCCTGGTCCACAGGGACCTTCTGGCCTGCAAGGACGATCTGGAGATAAGGGGTCACCTGGACCAAAGGGAAGAAATGGCCTTGGTATTCCAG GGCCCCCAGGTCCACAGGGTCAAAAGGGAGATAGAGGCTTGCCAG GTATCCCAGGTTCTCGGGGTCTGaatggagaaaagggcagtaaAGGTGATTCAG GGCAAAGTGGAGTTCAAG GTCAGAAGGGTGTGAAAGGTGATGTAGGACCCAAGG GTGTTCGTTTAGTGGGAAACGCCACCCGTGGAAGAGTCGAAGTGTTGCATAATAATGTCTGGGGAACGGTGTGTAATGACAATTTTGGCATTGTGGATGGTTTGGTGGTGTGCCAGATGTTGGGCTTCCAGAGGGCCACCCAGGTTTACACCGACGGTGCAG GAACTGGAAACATCTGGCTGGACGACTTGGCATGTACCGGAAATGAGAGGAGCATTTTTCACTGTCCACATGGAGGATTAGGAGTTCATAACTGTGGACACCACGAAGATGTGGGAGTTAGCTGTTCTTGA